In the Magnetospira sp. QH-2 genome, one interval contains:
- a CDS encoding ATP-dependent DNA helicase: MTGNADSLLRLPQLPALAVGLRGVAWGMPGEEPESLGLHEAARRIHDRGPVLVCHAPAAARRLKTASFPALDLLELFAFVRPACFCLPTPAGLAGALDLPPPTTLAEEAALLHQAALTLLSNLSRGDPGRDAGPVAWAMTRGNWAWAPYVLPALGESGDLPHSRNLSEGLKVWTRRADWSEHAPEPPAGHLPVEPVEARAQLVKLLGNSAEDRPQQKDYAAAVATAFDPCDAEGEPSVVLAEAGTGVGKTLGYIAPAAVWARKNHGPVWISTYTRNLQRQLDGELDRLYPDRGEKIAKAVVRKGRENYLCLLNLDEAVQRLPLRPADAVGLGLMARWGAATRDGDMVGGDFPGWLADLVGRRLTMDLTDTRGECLYSGCIHYRKCYVERSIRRARRAEIVVANHALVMVQAALGGGDEAYLPTRYVFDEGHHLFDAADKAFAAHLSGFEGAELRRWLLGAEDRDRSRARGLKARMEDLVAAQPDLLEALEGLLKAAHILPGLGWHQRLSSGQPHGVAEKFLERVRAQVYARAKGSNSAYSLEAETQPPIPGLIETAVDLERDLKELETPARGLIRALAKLMDDEAADLDSQARQRIDVLIRSLERRCVDPAQAWRAMLRALGEETPPEYVDWLSVDRQAGRDVDVGLHRHWVDPVRPFAQVLSQQAQGFVITSATLRDGTGDVDTDWSAAETRTGTRHLLKAAERAAVASPFDYAAQTRVLVVNDLGREDMDLIASAYRELFLAAHGGGLGLFTAISRLRAVHGKIAGPLDQAGLPLYAQHVDALDTGTLIDIFRAEENACLLGTDAVRDGVDVPGNSLRLIVFDRVPWARADLLHKARRKAFGGGRYDDMLTRLKLKQAYGRLVRRADDRGVFVMLDSRLPSRLLGAFPEGVEVQRIGLAEAVDLTRAFLSQK, from the coding sequence ATGACAGGCAACGCCGATTCTCTCCTTCGTCTCCCGCAGCTTCCGGCTCTGGCCGTGGGGCTGCGCGGTGTTGCCTGGGGCATGCCGGGAGAAGAACCGGAAAGCCTCGGTCTGCACGAAGCCGCCCGTCGGATTCATGATAGGGGCCCGGTGCTGGTTTGCCATGCCCCCGCAGCCGCGCGACGGTTGAAGACGGCAAGTTTTCCAGCGCTCGATCTACTGGAACTGTTTGCCTTTGTTCGACCGGCCTGTTTTTGTCTGCCCACGCCCGCTGGTCTGGCCGGTGCGCTGGACCTGCCTCCTCCCACCACTCTGGCCGAAGAGGCCGCCCTATTGCACCAGGCGGCACTCACTCTGCTGTCGAACTTGTCTCGGGGGGATCCCGGTCGCGACGCGGGGCCGGTGGCCTGGGCCATGACCCGGGGCAATTGGGCCTGGGCTCCCTATGTGCTCCCCGCCCTGGGCGAATCAGGAGACCTGCCCCATTCACGCAACTTGTCCGAGGGCCTGAAGGTCTGGACCCGCCGGGCCGACTGGTCGGAACATGCGCCGGAACCGCCCGCTGGGCATTTGCCGGTGGAACCTGTGGAGGCCCGCGCGCAACTGGTCAAGTTGCTGGGCAACAGCGCCGAGGACCGCCCGCAGCAAAAAGACTACGCGGCTGCTGTGGCCACTGCCTTCGATCCTTGCGATGCGGAGGGCGAGCCTTCGGTGGTGCTGGCCGAGGCCGGGACCGGCGTGGGCAAGACCTTGGGCTACATCGCGCCGGCCGCCGTCTGGGCGCGCAAGAATCACGGGCCGGTCTGGATCAGCACCTATACCCGCAACCTGCAACGGCAGTTGGATGGCGAATTGGATCGTCTCTATCCCGACCGCGGCGAGAAGATCGCCAAGGCGGTGGTGCGCAAGGGGCGGGAGAACTACCTCTGTCTGTTGAATCTGGACGAAGCGGTGCAACGCCTTCCCTTGCGTCCGGCGGACGCGGTGGGGCTCGGGCTGATGGCCCGCTGGGGGGCGGCGACCCGCGACGGCGACATGGTCGGCGGCGACTTTCCCGGCTGGCTGGCCGATCTGGTGGGACGGCGATTGACCATGGACCTCACCGATACCCGGGGCGAATGTCTTTATTCGGGCTGTATCCACTACCGAAAATGCTATGTGGAACGGTCCATCCGCCGCGCCCGCCGGGCCGAGATCGTGGTGGCCAACCATGCCCTGGTGATGGTGCAGGCGGCCCTGGGCGGCGGCGACGAGGCCTACCTTCCGACCCGCTATGTATTCGACGAGGGACATCATCTGTTTGATGCGGCCGACAAGGCCTTTGCGGCTCATCTCTCTGGTTTCGAAGGCGCTGAACTGCGCCGATGGCTGCTCGGTGCCGAGGACCGCGACCGCTCCCGCGCCCGGGGATTGAAGGCGCGCATGGAAGACCTGGTCGCCGCTCAGCCTGATCTGCTCGAAGCCCTCGAAGGCTTGTTGAAAGCCGCCCATATTTTGCCCGGCCTGGGCTGGCATCAACGATTGTCTTCGGGACAGCCGCATGGTGTGGCGGAGAAATTCCTCGAACGGGTGCGGGCGCAGGTCTATGCCCGCGCAAAGGGATCAAACTCCGCTTATAGCCTGGAAGCCGAGACCCAGCCGCCGATTCCCGGCCTGATCGAGACAGCGGTGGACCTGGAGCGGGATCTGAAGGAATTGGAGACCCCGGCCCGCGGCCTGATTCGCGCCCTGGCCAAGCTCATGGACGATGAGGCCGCCGACCTTGACAGCCAGGCCCGTCAACGCATCGATGTACTGATCCGTTCGCTGGAACGCCGCTGCGTCGATCCGGCTCAGGCATGGCGGGCCATGCTGCGCGCCCTGGGCGAGGAAACGCCGCCGGAATATGTAGACTGGCTGAGCGTGGACCGGCAAGCAGGCCGGGATGTGGACGTGGGCCTGCATCGACATTGGGTGGATCCGGTACGGCCCTTTGCCCAGGTGTTGTCGCAACAAGCCCAAGGTTTCGTGATCACCTCGGCAACCCTGCGCGACGGGACCGGCGACGTGGACACCGACTGGTCCGCCGCCGAAACCCGCACCGGTACCCGACACCTGCTCAAGGCCGCCGAGCGTGCCGCGGTGGCCTCGCCTTTTGACTACGCGGCGCAAACGCGGGTACTGGTCGTCAACGACCTGGGGCGCGAGGACATGGATCTGATCGCCTCGGCCTATCGGGAATTGTTCCTGGCGGCCCATGGCGGAGGGCTGGGATTGTTTACCGCCATCTCGCGGCTGCGGGCGGTGCATGGCAAGATCGCCGGACCATTGGATCAGGCCGGGCTTCCCCTTTATGCCCAACATGTGGATGCCCTGGACACCGGCACCTTGATCGACATTTTCCGGGCCGAGGAAAACGCCTGCCTGCTGGGCACCGATGCGGTGCGGGACGGGGTCGACGTGCCTGGCAATTCGCTCCGTCTCATTGTTTTTGACCGGGTGCCCTGGGCCCGTGCCGATCTTTTGCACAAAGCACGGCGCAAAGCCTTCGGTGGCGGTCGCTACGACGACATGCTGACTCGGTTGAAACTGAAACAGGCCTATGGCCGGTTGGTTCGTCGGGCCGATGACCGGGGCGTCTTCGTCATGCTCGATTCCCGCTTGCCATCGCGGCTGTTGGGGGCTTTTCCCGAGGGGGTCGAGGTGCAGCGGATCGGATTGGCCGAGGCGGTGGATCTGACCCGGGCCTTCTTGTCGCAAAAGTGA
- a CDS encoding tellurite resistance TerB family protein — protein MITHHDALVYCMVLLSAADNDMTDNELRIIGDIVHSLPVFADYDTDRLTETASHCADLLVDEDGLDKALDIVVAALPEKLRETAYALALDVAAADGEVHQEEMRMLELIRHRLDIDRLIAAALERGVRAHFATA, from the coding sequence ATGATTACTCACCACGACGCGTTGGTCTATTGCATGGTGCTGTTGTCCGCCGCCGACAATGACATGACGGACAACGAACTGCGCATCATCGGTGATATTGTCCATTCCCTACCGGTTTTCGCCGACTATGATACGGATCGCCTCACCGAAACCGCTTCCCATTGTGCCGACCTTCTGGTGGACGAGGACGGCCTGGACAAGGCCTTGGATATCGTCGTAGCCGCCCTGCCCGAAAAGCTGCGGGAAACCGCTTACGCCTTGGCCCTCGACGTGGCCGCCGCCGACGGCGAAGTGCATCAAGAGGAAATGCGCATGCTCGAACTGATCCGCCACCGGCTGGACATCGACCGGCTGATCGCCGCTGCCCTGGAGCGAGGCGTCCGCGCCCACTTCGCCACCGCCTGA
- the queG gene encoding tRNA epoxyqueuosine(34) reductase QueG, with protein sequence MTTSHRNQRDNIRAKALDLGFDACGFARAQSRAEDRDALRSYINQGRHMDMAWMADTADRRVDPRALWSEAKTVIALGMNYGPGHDPRDLYRHSDRGAVSVYARGKDYHDVVKKRLKALARWIHETFEAEVKVFVDTAPVMEKPLARQAGLGWIGKHTNLVSRDYGSWLFLGEVFTTLELPADRHMPDHCGSCDACVRACPTDALNVPYQMDTGRCLSFLNIEAKTPLPEAFRSLAGSRIYGCDDCLSACPWNKFQKPTNETALLPRAELTAPRLADLAQLDDAGFRKLFAGSPVKRVGRDRFLHNVLIALGNGGDQESRPVIDALLDDPSDLVRDAAGWAKARLPD encoded by the coding sequence TTGACAACCAGTCACCGCAATCAACGGGACAATATCCGTGCCAAGGCGCTGGACCTGGGCTTCGATGCCTGCGGCTTTGCCCGCGCCCAGAGCCGGGCCGAGGACCGCGACGCCCTGCGTTCTTACATCAACCAGGGCCGCCATATGGATATGGCCTGGATGGCCGATACCGCCGACCGCCGGGTCGACCCGCGTGCCTTATGGTCTGAGGCAAAAACCGTCATTGCGCTGGGCATGAATTACGGCCCGGGTCACGATCCCAGGGATCTCTATCGCCATTCCGATCGCGGCGCCGTGAGTGTCTATGCGCGGGGCAAGGACTACCATGATGTGGTCAAAAAGCGGCTCAAAGCCTTGGCTCGCTGGATTCATGAGACGTTCGAGGCTGAGGTCAAAGTCTTTGTGGATACCGCCCCGGTAATGGAAAAACCTCTGGCCCGGCAGGCCGGTCTGGGCTGGATCGGAAAGCATACCAATCTGGTCTCCCGGGACTACGGTTCCTGGTTATTTCTGGGGGAAGTCTTCACCACTCTCGAATTACCGGCCGATCGCCATATGCCCGATCATTGCGGGTCCTGCGACGCCTGTGTGCGGGCCTGTCCCACCGATGCGCTTAACGTGCCCTATCAGATGGACACGGGCCGCTGCCTCTCATTTTTAAATATCGAGGCAAAAACGCCGCTACCGGAAGCATTCCGATCCCTTGCGGGAAGTCGCATCTACGGTTGTGACGACTGCCTATCCGCTTGTCCCTGGAACAAATTCCAAAAACCCACCAACGAGACCGCTTTGCTCCCTCGGGCGGAACTCACCGCGCCGCGCCTGGCCGATCTGGCGCAATTGGACGATGCGGGTTTTCGCAAGCTGTTTGCCGGATCGCCCGTCAAGCGGGTCGGTCGAGACCGTTTCCTGCACAATGTACTGATTGCCTTAGGCAATGGCGGAGACCAAGAATCACGGCCGGTGATTGACGCGCTCCTTGATGACCCCAGTGACTTGGTCCGGGATGCGGCGGGTTGGGCTAAAGCCCGACTGCCGGACTAA
- a CDS encoding MerR family transcriptional regulator encodes MADDGLLSIGRAAAWLGVAPSALRYYETEGLLTPQRTDKGTRRYRPADLDRLALVRGLADLGVPLVKLRDLAESRQTSQSGDEAGRRVAALFDDLQRDLEIKMAECRRLSEQVAEARERVAACFGCDRPPTPQGCRHCPTASQLTRTAAMGLVWESEDFQGS; translated from the coding sequence ATGGCGGATGACGGCCTGTTGAGCATTGGACGGGCGGCGGCTTGGCTAGGGGTCGCGCCTAGTGCCTTGCGCTATTACGAAACCGAAGGGTTGTTGACGCCTCAACGGACAGACAAGGGGACACGGCGCTATCGGCCCGCCGACCTGGACCGGTTGGCACTGGTTCGAGGGCTGGCCGACCTGGGGGTGCCTTTGGTCAAGCTCCGTGACCTGGCCGAAAGCCGACAGACCAGCCAAAGTGGGGATGAGGCCGGGCGTCGGGTGGCCGCGTTGTTCGATGACCTGCAACGGGATCTGGAAATTAAGATGGCTGAATGCCGCCGTCTATCCGAACAGGTGGCCGAGGCTCGGGAACGGGTGGCCGCCTGCTTCGGCTGCGATCGACCCCCGACACCGCAAGGATGCCGGCATTGTCCCACGGCCTCGCAACTGACTCGCACGGCGGCCATGGGTCTGGTCTGGGAAAGCGAGGATTTTCAAGGCAGTTAA